In Populus trichocarpa isolate Nisqually-1 chromosome 7, P.trichocarpa_v4.1, whole genome shotgun sequence, the following proteins share a genomic window:
- the LOC127905537 gene encoding cysteine-rich repeat secretory protein 38-like produces the protein MSFSNFASFLCLLAFSLLVHTGFGADPLFHFCSTPENFTANGPYESNLNKLTSFLYYQAPRTGFGMGSKGQKPVQAYGLALCRGDASTSDCKTCVVEAGSEIRKRCPYNEAAIIWYDNCLLKYSNKGFFGQIDNGNKFYMWNVNAVSEPVPFNEKTKELLTQLANKAKATPKLYATGGMELGESTKLYGLVQCTRDLSSAVCKKCLDGIIGELPSCCDGKEGGRVVSGSCNFRYEIYPFVNA, from the coding sequence ATGTCTTTCTCCAACTTCGCCTCCTTTCTATGTCTCTTAGCCTTTTCTCTCCTTGTCCACACTGGTTTTGGAGCTGACCCACTTTTCCATTTCTGTTCAACTCCTGAGAACTTCACTGCCAATGGCCCATATGAATCCAACCTAAACAAGCTTACTAGTTTCCTCTACTATCAAGCCCCTCGTACAGGTTTTGGTATGGGTTCAAAAGGCCAGAAACCGGTCCAAGCATATGGGCTCGCTCTCTGTAGAGGTGACGCCTCAACCTCAGATTGCAAGACCTGTGTTGTTGAGGCAGGCAGTGAGATTCGAAAGCGCTGTCCATACAATGAAGCGGCCATCATTTGGTATGATAACTGTCTTTTGAAGTACTCAAACAAAGGATTCTTTGGCCAAATTGATAATGGAAACAAGTTCTATATGTGGAACGTGAATGCTGTAAGTGAGCCAGTTCCATTCAATGAAAAGACCAAAGAGCTTTTGACCCAGCTTGCCAATAAAGCTAAAGCAACCCCCAAGTTGTACGCAACAGGAGGGATGGAGCTAGGAGAATCAACCAAGCTATATGGCTTGGTCCAGTGCACTCGGGATCTTTCTAGTGCTGTCTGTAAGAAATGCCTCGATGGTATAATCGGTGAACTTCCAAGCTGCTGTGACGGGAAAGAAGGTGGCAGAGTTGTCAGTGGGAGTTGCAATTTCAGATATGAAATATACCCTTTTGTCAATGCTTAA
- the LOC18109704 gene encoding cysteine-rich repeat secretory protein 38, whose product MSSSNFASFLCLLAFSLLVHTGFGADPLFHFCSTPENFTANGPYESNLNKLTSYLYYQAPSTGFGLGSIGQNPDQAYGLALCRGDASTSDCKTCVVEAGGEIRKRCPYNKAAIIWYDNCLVKYSNNGFFGQIDNGNKFYMWNVKVVSEPVTFNGKTKELLTQLANKVEATPKLYETGEMELGESTKLYGLVQCTRDLSSAVCKKCLDGIIGELPSCCDGKEGGRVVSGSCNFRYEICPFVNA is encoded by the coding sequence ATGTCTTCCTCCAACTTCGCCTCCTTTCTATGTCTATTAGCCTTTTCTCTCCTTGTCCACACTGGATTTGGAGCTGACCCACTTTTCCACTTCTGTTCAACTCCTGAGAACTTCACTGCCAATGGCCCCTATGAATCCAACCTAAACAAGCTTACTAGTTACCTCTACTATCAAGCCCCTAGTACAGGATTTGGTCTGGGTTCAATAGGCCAGAACCCGGACCAAGCATATGGGCTTGCTCTTTGTAGAGGTGACGCCTCAACCTCAGATTGCAAGACCTGTGTTGTTGAGGCAGGCGGTGAGATTCGAAAGCGCTGTCCATACAATAAAGCGGCCATCATTTGGTATGATAACTGTCTTGTGAAGTACTCAAACAATGGATTCTTTGGCCAAATTGATAACGGAAACAAGTTCTATATGTGGAACGTGAAAGTTGTAAGTGAGCCAGTTACATTCAACGGAAAGACCAAAGAGCTTTTGACCCAGCTTGCCAATAAAGTTGAAGCAACCCCCAAGTTGTACGAAACAGGAGAGATGGAGCTAGGAGAATCAACCAAGCTATATGGATTGGTCCAGTGCACTCGGGATCTTTCTAGTGCTGTCTGTAAGAAATGCCTCGATGGTATAATCGGTGAACTTCCAAGCTGCTGTGATGGGAAAGAAGGTGGCAGAGTTGTCAGTGGGAGTTGCAATTTCAGATATGAAATATGCCCTTTTGTCAATGCTTAA
- the LOC127903906 gene encoding cysteine-rich repeat secretory protein 38-like encodes MSFSNFASFLCLLAFSLLVHTGLIGADPLYHFCSTPENFTANGPYESNLNKLTSYLYYQAPRKGFGLCSKGHKPDQAYGLALCRGDASTSDCKTCVVEAGGEIRKRCPYNKAAIIWYDNCLLKYSNNGFFGQIDYRNKFYLWNVKVVREPVTFNGKTKELLTQLANKVQATPKLYATGVMELGESTKIYGLVQCTRDLSSAVCKKCLDGIIGELPSCYDGKEGGRVIGGSCNFRYEIYPFVNA; translated from the coding sequence ATGTCTTTCTCCAACTTCGCCTCCTTTCTATGTCTATTAGCCTTCTCTCTCCTTGTCCACACTGGTTTAATTGGAGCTGACCCACTTTACCATTTCTGTTCAACTCCTGAGAACTTCACCGCCAATGGCCCTTATGAATCCAACCTAAACAAGCTTACTAGTTACCTCTACTATCAAGCCCCTCGTAAAGGATTTGGTCTGTGTTCAAAAGGCCACAAGCCGGACCAAGCATATGGGCTCGCTCTTTGTAGAGGTGACGCCTCAACCTCAGATTGCAAGACCTGTGTTGTTGAGGCAGGCGGTGAGATTCGAAAGCGCTGTCCATACAATAAAGCGGCCATCATTTGGTATGATAACTGTCTTCTGAAGTACTCAAACAATGGATTCTTTGGCCAGATTGATTATAGAAACAAGTTCTATCTGTGGAACGTGAAAGTTGTAAGGGAACCAGTTACATTCAACGGAAAGACCAAAGAGCTTTTGACCCAGCTTGCCAATAAAGTTCAAGCAACCCCCAAGTTGTACGCAACAGGAGTGATGGAGCTAGGAGAATCAACCAAGATATATGGCTTGGTCCAGTGCACTCGGGATCTTTCTAGTGCTGTCTGTAAGAAATGCCTCGATGGTATAATCGGTGAACTTCCAAGCTGCTATGACGGGAAAGAAGGTGGCAGAGTTATCGGTGGGAGTTGCAATTTCAGATATGAAATATACCCTTTTGTCAATGCTTAA
- the LOC18108882 gene encoding cysteine-rich repeat secretory protein 38 — protein sequence MSSSNFASFLCLLAFSLLVHTGFGADPLFHFCSTPENFTANGPYESNLNKLTSYLYYQAPSTGFGLGSIGQNPDQAYGLALCRGDASTSDCKTCVVEAGGEIRKRCPYNKAAIIWYDNCLVKYSNNGFFGQIDNGNKFYMWNVKVVSEPVTFNGKTKELLTQLANKVEATPKLYETGEMELGESTKLYGLVQCTRDLSSAVCKKCLDGIIGELPSCCDGKEGGRVVSGSCNFRYEIYPFVNA from the coding sequence ATGTCTTCCTCCAACTTCGCCTCCTTTCTATGTCTATTAGCCTTTTCTCTCCTTGTCCACACTGGATTTGGAGCTGACCCACTTTTCCACTTCTGTTCAACTCCTGAGAACTTCACTGCCAATGGCCCCTATGAATCCAACCTAAACAAGCTTACTAGTTACCTCTACTATCAAGCCCCTAGTACAGGATTTGGTCTGGGTTCAATAGGCCAGAACCCGGACCAAGCATATGGGCTTGCTCTTTGTAGAGGTGACGCCTCAACCTCAGATTGCAAGACCTGTGTTGTTGAGGCAGGCGGTGAGATTCGAAAGCGCTGTCCATACAATAAAGCGGCCATCATTTGGTATGATAACTGTCTTGTGAAGTACTCAAACAATGGATTCTTTGGCCAAATTGATAACGGAAACAAGTTCTATATGTGGAACGTGAAAGTTGTAAGTGAGCCAGTTACATTCAACGGAAAGACCAAAGAGCTTTTGACCCAGCTTGCCAATAAAGTTGAAGCAACCCCCAAGTTGTACGAAACAGGAGAGATGGAGCTAGGAGAATCAACCAAGCTATATGGATTGGTCCAGTGCACTCGGGATCTTTCTAGTGCTGTCTGTAAGAAATGCCTCGATGGTATAATCGGTGAACTTCCAAGCTGCTGTGATGGGAAAGAAGGTGGCAGAGTTGTCAGTGGGAGTTGCAATTTCAGATATGAAATATACCCTTTTGTCAATGCTTAA